The following coding sequences are from one Clostridioides difficile ATCC 9689 = DSM 1296 window:
- a CDS encoding exodeoxyribonuclease III has product MKFISWNVNGIRACVGKGFLDFFKEVDADIFCLQETKLQEGQIELDLPGYFQYWNYAERKGYSGTAIFTKKEPLKVMYGINIEEHDKEGRVITLEFEDFYFVTVYTPNSQSELKRLEYRTRWEDDFIDYLTKLDNHKPVIVCGDMNVAHKEIDLKNPKNNMKNAGFTKEEREKFSKLLDSGFIDTYRYFNPDKEGVYSWWSYRFNARKNNAGWRIDYFCASKKLEDRLVSADIHTEILGSDHCPVELEIK; this is encoded by the coding sequence ATGAAATTTATATCATGGAATGTTAATGGAATAAGAGCTTGTGTTGGGAAAGGATTTTTAGACTTTTTCAAAGAAGTAGATGCAGATATATTTTGTTTACAAGAAACTAAATTGCAAGAAGGGCAAATAGAGTTAGATTTACCAGGATATTTTCAATATTGGAATTATGCTGAGAGAAAGGGTTATTCAGGTACTGCTATATTTACAAAAAAAGAGCCTTTAAAAGTAATGTATGGAATAAATATAGAAGAACATGATAAAGAGGGTAGAGTGATAACTCTAGAGTTTGAAGATTTTTACTTTGTTACAGTATATACGCCAAATTCTCAATCTGAATTAAAGAGACTAGAATATAGAACTAGATGGGAAGACGACTTTATAGATTATTTAACCAAACTAGATAATCATAAGCCTGTAATTGTGTGTGGAGATATGAACGTTGCACATAAAGAAATAGATTTAAAAAATCCTAAAAATAATATGAAAAATGCAGGTTTTACTAAAGAAGAAAGAGAGAAGTTTTCTAAATTATTAGACAGTGGGTTTATAGACACATATAGATATTTTAATCCTGATAAAGAAGGTGTTTATAGTTGGTGGTCATATAGATTTAATGCAAGAAAAAATAATGCAGGGTGGAGAATAGATTATTTTTGTGCATCCAAAAAATTAGAAGATAGATTAGTAAGTGCGGATATACACACTGAAATATTAGGTTCAGACCATTGTCCAGTTGAATTAGAGATAAAATAA
- the galT gene encoding galactose-1-phosphate uridylyltransferase produces MKELRIDPITNDVVIFATDRLKRPLDTADIPNEDEETNEYDEECPFCKGNEAHATDALFEIDSEEGWLVKSVYNKFPIIDDMARDVYGVHEVMIESDKHNRSFYNMSQKEFEDVFFMYRNRFRDLSKDDKVEYVSIFKNFLRKAGASLMHPHAQILSMSFIPPEITNELLVSKEYYDSNKSSLYDDLIENEISLDRRVVYNGEAFLVLIPYATKYSGEVRIIFKDKIEFGELNDNNIQELSTIFEKLFKKLYNINGYMPFNLCIHTHPTKIETKSYFNVHMHIIPRKYNFGGFELGTNMYVSSMSPEDLTKKLKID; encoded by the coding sequence ATGAAAGAATTAAGAATAGATCCAATTACCAATGATGTTGTTATATTTGCTACAGATAGGTTAAAAAGACCTTTAGATACAGCAGATATCCCAAATGAAGATGAAGAAACTAATGAATATGATGAAGAATGCCCATTTTGCAAAGGAAATGAAGCTCATGCAACTGATGCATTATTTGAAATAGATAGTGAAGAAGGATGGCTTGTAAAATCTGTCTACAATAAATTTCCTATAATTGATGATATGGCAAGAGATGTATATGGTGTTCATGAAGTAATGATAGAGAGCGATAAACATAATCGTAGTTTTTATAACATGAGTCAAAAAGAATTTGAAGATGTTTTTTTTATGTATAGAAATAGATTTAGAGATTTGTCGAAAGATGATAAAGTAGAGTATGTTAGTATCTTCAAAAACTTCTTGAGAAAGGCAGGAGCATCTTTGATGCATCCACATGCACAAATATTGTCTATGTCTTTTATTCCACCTGAAATTACGAATGAACTGTTGGTTTCAAAGGAGTATTATGACAGCAATAAAAGCTCTTTGTATGATGATTTAATAGAAAATGAAATAAGTTTAGATAGAAGAGTTGTTTATAATGGAGAAGCTTTTTTGGTACTTATACCATATGCAACCAAGTATAGTGGAGAAGTAAGAATAATATTTAAAGATAAAATAGAGTTTGGTGAGTTAAATGATAATAATATACAGGAGCTTTCTACAATATTTGAAAAGTTGTTTAAGAAGTTATACAATATCAATGGATATATGCCATTTAATTTATGTATTCACACTCATCCAACAAAGATTGAAACAAAATCGTATTTTAATGTTCATATGCACATAATCCCAAGAAAATATAATTTTGGAGGATTTGAACTTGGAACAAATATGTATGTTTCTTCAATGAGCCCTGAAGATTTAACAAAAAAGTTAAAAATTGATTAA